In Misgurnus anguillicaudatus unplaced genomic scaffold, ASM2758022v2 HiC_scaffold_26, whole genome shotgun sequence, the following proteins share a genomic window:
- the LOC129443199 gene encoding transcription cofactor HES-6, which translates to MAPASRNGKQDEDYYGIKDRKTRKPLVEKKRRARINESLQELRLLLADSDAQAKMENAEVLEMTVKRVEDILQNKAKEVDSASREANERFAAGYIQCMHEVHTFVSSCPGIDAAIAADLLNHLLECMPLNDEHRFQDLLSDLMSDSNHCSTWQSDGTYAMLSPGGKSAVSGGSSALSPSPSTTSSDDLCSDLDDTDTEHSHISVEAPSMPTVFHSKSMWRPW; encoded by the exons ATGGCCCCTGCGTCCCGCAACGGCAAACAGGACGAGGATTATTACGGCATTAAAGACAGAAAG ACGAGGAAACCATTGGTGGAGAAAAAGAGACGCGCCCGCATCAATGAAAGTTTACAGGAACTGAGGCTGCTGCTCGCGGACTCGGAC GCGCAGGCAAAAATGGAGAACGCCGAGGTGTTGGAAATGACCGTGAAACGCGTGGAAGATATCCTGCAAAACAAAGCCAAGG AGGTTGACAGCGCGAGCCGCGAGGCCAACGAGCGATTCGCCGCGGGCTACATCCAGTGCATGCACGAGGTGCACACCTTCGTGTCCAGCTGTCCGGGCATCGACGCGGCGATCGCCGCCGACCTGCTGAATCACCTTCTGGAATGCATGCCGCTGAACGACGAGCATCGCTTTCAGGATCTCCTGTCGGATTTGATGTCGGACTCGAATCACTGTAGCACTTGGCAGAGCGATGGGACGTACGCGATGTTGTCCCCCGGAGGCAAGAGCGCGGTGAGCGGTGGCTCCTCTGCCCTGTCCCCGTCTCCGTCCACCACCTCCAGCGACGACCTTTGCTCGGACCTGGACGACACAGACACGGAGCACAGTCACATCTCGGTGGAAGCGCCCAGCATGCCAACTGTGTTCCACTCCAAGTCCATGTGGAGACCCTGGTAG